The following proteins are encoded in a genomic region of Flavobacteriales bacterium:
- a CDS encoding 2-C-methyl-D-erythritol 4-phosphate cytidylyltransferase, translating to MERTMIIVAGGSGTRMGAELPKQFIELDGLPILMHTLQHLYAMDADMQLVLVLPEDQMDFWEQLCYKHGWRVPHLLANGGATRFLSVKSGLALSEGKLVGVHDGVRPFVSEEVVEACFAEAEKTGAAIPVVPIVQSLRKLEGNGSVAVDRNSYRAVQTPQCFQTELLKKAFARADRTDYSDDATVVEASGHQIAMVEGNSENIKITSPIDLELAQLIIARRKK from the coding sequence ATGGAAAGAACCATGATCATCGTGGCGGGTGGCAGCGGAACCCGCATGGGAGCCGAGCTTCCCAAGCAGTTCATAGAACTGGATGGATTGCCCATTCTGATGCACACGCTTCAGCATTTGTATGCTATGGATGCAGACATGCAATTGGTTCTTGTATTGCCCGAAGACCAAATGGATTTTTGGGAGCAACTATGCTACAAGCATGGTTGGCGTGTGCCGCATCTGTTGGCAAATGGCGGTGCTACCAGATTTCTATCTGTAAAAAGTGGATTGGCGTTGTCTGAAGGAAAATTGGTGGGTGTGCATGATGGCGTACGTCCGTTTGTTTCTGAAGAAGTGGTGGAAGCCTGTTTCGCGGAAGCTGAAAAAACCGGTGCAGCCATTCCAGTAGTGCCGATCGTGCAAAGTCTCAGAAAATTGGAGGGAAATGGAAGTGTGGCGGTGGATAGAAACAGCTACCGTGCCGTGCAAACCCCGCAATGCTTCCAAACGGAACTACTGAAAAAAGCGTTTGCGCGGGCAGACCGTACAGACTATTCGGATGATGCCACCGTTGTGGAGGCAAGTGGTCATCAGATTGCGATGGTCGAAGGGAACAGCGAGAACATCAAGATCACATCGCCCATCGACCTCGAATTGGCGCAATTGATCATTGCGAGACGAAAAAAGTGA
- a CDS encoding amidohydrolase family protein, with product MSRFSVMAQRYGLTMRFLSADLIFPIHTNPIPNGILAVSANGTIMDLLLPDDQNAPEPSRIERFKGILCPGFVNAHCHLELSHMKGVVAEKTGLPKFITEIVSRREENGHEKLEKIAEADAEMWENGIQAVGDICNTADTLETKLNSRIDYHSFVEVFSFDPAKAPAVLETGIQVAEAYQNANLNATIVPHAPYSVSEELFGGIAAQQTRFGGPISMHNQETESEDEMFVSGTGELVETFKGFGVDFTDFNPQKRSALDFALPQLPTDQNALLIHNTCSTKEEMELAHALRERLFWCTCANANLYIENRIPNIPMWLDLGATVCVGTDSLASNHQLSILDELKLIQKNHPQIPLSILLEMATMNGAEALNMDKKIGSFQKGKLPGVLWLKNVNLQTESLADSSVQRIF from the coding sequence ACGGAATTCTGGCCGTGAGCGCCAACGGAACTATTATGGATCTGCTGTTGCCAGACGATCAGAATGCGCCCGAACCAAGCAGAATTGAGCGGTTTAAAGGCATTCTCTGTCCTGGTTTTGTGAACGCGCATTGCCATTTGGAGCTTTCGCACATGAAAGGCGTGGTGGCCGAGAAAACTGGGCTTCCAAAGTTCATCACCGAAATTGTGAGCAGACGTGAGGAGAATGGCCATGAGAAATTGGAGAAGATCGCGGAAGCCGATGCCGAAATGTGGGAGAACGGAATCCAAGCCGTAGGCGACATCTGCAACACGGCCGACACATTGGAAACCAAACTCAACAGCCGTATCGATTACCATTCGTTCGTTGAGGTTTTCTCATTCGACCCCGCCAAAGCACCAGCCGTTCTGGAAACTGGAATCCAAGTGGCCGAAGCATATCAGAATGCCAATTTGAATGCGACCATCGTTCCGCATGCGCCTTATTCGGTAAGTGAGGAATTGTTCGGTGGCATTGCTGCACAACAGACGCGTTTTGGTGGGCCGATAAGCATGCACAACCAAGAGACGGAAAGCGAGGATGAGATGTTTGTTTCGGGAACAGGTGAGTTGGTGGAAACATTCAAAGGTTTCGGTGTGGATTTCACAGATTTCAACCCCCAGAAACGAAGTGCGTTGGATTTTGCGCTACCACAACTTCCAACGGACCAGAACGCACTACTCATTCACAATACCTGTTCCACGAAAGAAGAAATGGAATTGGCACACGCACTCCGCGAACGTCTTTTCTGGTGTACCTGCGCCAACGCCAATCTTTACATTGAAAACCGCATTCCGAATATTCCGATGTGGTTGGATTTGGGAGCAACCGTTTGTGTTGGCACGGACAGCCTCGCCAGCAATCATCAACTTTCCATTCTGGACGAACTGAAACTCATCCAGAAAAATCACCCTCAAATTCCACTTTCCATTTTATTGGAAATGGCCACGATGAACGGAGCTGAAGCGTTGAACATGGATAAAAAAATAGGCAGCTTCCAAAAAGGGAAACTGCCTGGAGTGCTTTGGCTGAAAAATGTGAATCTGCAAACGGAAAGCCTTGCCGATTCCAGCGTTCAGCGCATCTTTTGA
- a CDS encoding DUF4468 domain-containing protein: MRIIALMLLASLPFSLMAQKKAELSWPAMSLDPKTNLITYTEVPEVAGVSAQDLYDRAMKWGGEYFKNFAEKVRKQDKENGVLEIFNRIPFYAYDNKGNKTTSRQGLAQYTITIQFKDGRYKYTVTDLNLKASSYQPLEPWLDRDDVDAANHSHYLTDIDEDIRATIASMKEGLSKAPEKSSDDW, from the coding sequence ATGAGAATCATTGCCCTGATGCTATTGGCATCACTACCCTTTAGCCTAATGGCTCAGAAAAAAGCCGAATTGAGTTGGCCAGCCATGAGTTTGGATCCGAAGACCAATCTGATCACATACACCGAAGTACCCGAAGTTGCAGGAGTTTCTGCGCAGGACCTGTACGACCGCGCCATGAAATGGGGAGGCGAATACTTCAAGAATTTTGCGGAGAAGGTGCGCAAACAGGACAAAGAGAATGGCGTGCTGGAGATTTTTAACCGTATTCCTTTTTATGCTTACGACAACAAGGGAAACAAGACCACGAGCCGTCAAGGTCTTGCGCAGTACACCATCACCATTCAGTTCAAGGATGGTCGGTATAAGTACACGGTTACCGATCTGAATCTAAAGGCCAGCAGCTATCAGCCATTGGAACCATGGCTTGACAGAGATGATGTTGATGCCGCGAATCACTCACATTACCTGACAGACATTGATGAGGACATCCGAGCAACCATTGCCAGTATGAAAGAAGGATTGTCCAAAGCACCTGAGAAATCCTCAGACGATTGGTGA